One Coccinella septempunctata chromosome 1, icCocSept1.1, whole genome shotgun sequence DNA window includes the following coding sequences:
- the LOC123319813 gene encoding uncharacterized protein LOC123319813, which yields MHLNTPNHTEPSEKPKVAQSSAIPQRQDEPKKSNRPSTEPQCWRCGGKGHLRAQCTSKPLLFCSRCGDKEFPALLDTGATRSFISSEVAAYCRVVGIQPDYVRDVTTTVANGSSIPIKEIYTAPVRIGSEIMEAKLLLVSDLPINVVLGMDILRTHNFSINLQTAECFLNGRSIQARLSEPENRGQLHAIGPLLSNLSGEEKVRLEEFLQTELKAFEKLRGTTPLIQHRIKLKPGTEPIKQRYRPQNPKMQEIIDNEVDRMLAEGIIEPSSSPWSSPIVIVKKKDGKPRFCIDFRMVNNVSVKDAYPLPYISGILDKLRKAKYISTIDLKQGYWQVPLAPESRPITAFTVPGRGLFQFKVMAFGLHSAPASFQRLLDRVIGPEMEPDAFAYLDDIVVLGETLDEHLDNLRKVFHRLREANLQLNPEKLTEDGICTDPDKISAINEMPAPKSVRELRSFLGVASWYRRFIEDFSKVVTPLTALLKKKQTWKWGTAQQTAFETLKQKLTHSPVLACPDFSKPFVLQTDASDAGLGAALTQTVDGQEKVIAYASRTLSGPEKNYSVTEKECLAIVWSIDKLRPYLEGYRFTVITDHMSLRWLQSIKSPTGRIARWSIFLQQYDFEIKNQYGYRRGSSTCDAVMRFVEYTLDCFERGSLSLSIFLDLSRAFDCVPPQALVDKLSKYGFDEVGLGLIRSYFFNRTQRVFCNNTWSTEGQLSLGVPQGSILGPLLFIIFMNDFSFFMAAYEHLLWADDSGITVEHKEMRGAEQLACAAELRAKEWFALNKLVCNEEKTDTMLFNLRGLKDHNANESIKFLGVHLDSGLTWIPHGNETASKVTKNIFLLRNLANIVSKKVVKVAYHSLIESHLRYCVLIWGNCSSREKIFRLQRRAVRIVAGLGYRDDCLSAFKELKILTFPSIYIHECLVYAYNNIRDLPKYGDTHDYHTRYRNDIKSKYMRLEKSKNGPNFISHKLFSKLPVEVKRLTPKEFNKRINEILTTNAFWSVQEFLSSDLTSFEINY from the exons TCGAACCGACCGTCAACCGAaccccagtgctggagatgtggtggcaAGGGTCATCTCCGAGCACAATGCACCTCGAAACCGCTGctgttctgctctcgatgtg gagacaaggagttcccaGCACTGTTGGACACCGGAGCCACCAGGTCCTttatcagcagtgaagtggccgCCTACTGCAGGGTAGTGGGTATACAACCGGATTATGTTagggacgttaccaccaccgtcgctaacggaagttcaataccgattaaagaaatatataccGCACCGGTCCGAATTGGGTCTGAAATTATGGAAGCTAAAttgttgttagtttcagatttaccgatcaatgtagtactgggaatggatatACTGAGGACACACAACTTTTCCATtaatctccaaaccgccgaatgttTCCTGAATGGAAGGTCCATCCAAGCCCGGCTCAGCGAGCCAGAGAACCGAGGACAACTACATGCGATAGGACCGCTTTTGTCGAACCTGAGTGGAGAAGAGAAAGTCAGGCTGGAGGAGTTTCTACAGACCGAATTGAAGGCATTCGAGAAGCTCCGAGGAACAACTCCACTGATACAACACCGAATTAAACTCAAAccaggcaccgaaccgatcaagcaACGTTACCGTCCCCAAAATCCGAAGATGCAGGAGATAATAGACAATGAGGTCGACCGAATGCTGGCCGAAGGCATTATAGAACCGTCTTCAtccccgtggagttcaccgataGTAATTGTCAAGAAAAAGGATGGTAAACCCCGATTTTGTATAGATTTCCGAATGGTTAACAATGTCTCCGTTAAAGATGCCTATCCGTTGCCttatatttcaggaattttaGACAAGTTGAGAAAAGCCAAGTATATATCCACTATTGATTTGAAACAGGGTTATTGGCAGGTACCGTTAGCCCCCGAGAGTCGACCGATCACCGCATTTACCGTCCCTGGCCGTGGGCTGTTCCAGTTCAAAGTAATGgcttttggtctgcattccgcaCCGGCATCCTTTCAACGTCTTTTAGACCGAGTTATTGGCCCTGAGATGGAACCGGATGCATTTGCGTACTTGGATGACATAGTAGTTCTTGGAGAAACATTGGACGAACATCTTGACAACTTAAGGAAAGTTTTCCACCGCCTCAGGGAGGCCAACCTGCAATTAAATCCGGAAAAAT TAACCGAGGACGGCATTTGTACCGATCCTGATAAGATTTCAGCCATAAATGAGATGCCTGCACCGAAATCCGTACGAGAGTTGAGAAGTTTCCTTGGTGTTGCTTCATGGTACCGAAGATTCATCGAAGACTTCTCCAAAGTTGTGACTCCGTTGACCGCATTACTCAAGAAGAAGCAAACCTGGAAATGGGGGACCGCCCAACAGACCGCTTTTGAGACCCTGAAACAGAAATTGACCCACTCACCGGTATTGGCCTGTCCGGACTTTTCAAAACCGTTCGTCCTTCAAACCGATGCATCCGATGCAGGACTGGGAGCTGCCCTGACACAGACCGTTGATGGACAGGAAAAAGTAATCGCTTATGCTAGCAGGACCTTGTCAggtccagagaaaaattactctgttacagaaaaggaatgtctggCAATAGTTTGGAGCATTGACAAGCTGCGTCCGTATCTAGAAGGCTACCGTTTTACCGTTATAACCGACCACATGAGCTTGCGATGGCTGCAATCTATCAAGTCTCCCACCGGAAGAATTGCGAGATGGAGCATATTTCTACAGCAATACGACTTCGAGATAAA GAACCAATACGGATATAGAAGAGGGTCAAGTACATGTGATGCTGTAATGCGGTTTGTTGAGTACACGCTGGATTGTTTTGAGAGGGGTTCGCTTTCactatcaatatttttagaCCTGAGCCGAGCTTTCGACTGCGTACCGCCGCAGGCTCTTGTTGACAAGCTTTCGAAATACGGTTTTGACGAGGTTGGTCTCGGACTCATTCGGTCCTATTTCTTCAACAGAACACAGAGGGTTTTCTGCAACAATACTTGGTCCACAGAGGGTCAATTAAGTCTTGGGGTGCCACAGGGTTCTATATTAGGACCCCTACTATTCATAATctttatgaacgatttttcttttttcatggcTGCCTACGAACATCTCTTATGGGCGGATGACTCGGGAATAACTGTGGAGCATAAGGAGATGCGAGGAGCTGAGCAGCTGGCGTGTGCAGCAGAATTAAGGGCTAAGGAGTGGTTCGCACTGAACAAGCTTGTTTGTAATGAAGAGAAGACTGACACCATGTTGTTCAACTTAAGAGGACTTAAAGATCATAATGCCAATGAGTCGATAAAGTTTCTGGGAGTTCATCTGGACTCTGGTCTCACATGGATTCCTCATGGCAATGAAACAGCGTCAAAGGTGACCAAGAATATCTTTCTACTACGTAACTTAGCTAACATTGTATCCAAGAAGGTTGTTAAGGTTGCCTATCACAGCCTCATCGAATCACACCTGCGATATTGTGTACTCATCTGGGGTAACTGTTCCAGTAGggagaaaattttcagactGCAGAGAAGAGCGGTTAGAATAGTGGCTGGTCTGGGATATAGGGATGATTGCTTGAGCGCTTTCAAAGAACTAAAGATTCTCACTTTTCCATCTATATACATTCATGAATGCCTTGTCTATGCATATAATAATATCAGGGACCTCCCCAAATATGGGGACACCCATGATTATCACACACGATACAGAAATGATATAAAATCCAAGTATATGCGACTTGAAAAATCGAAGAATGGTCCCAATTTCATCTCTCATAAACTTTTCAGTAAGTTACCTGTGGAGGTTAAGAGGCTCACTCCTAAAGAATTCAACaaaagaatcaatgaaatattgacgaCAAATGCATTTTGGAGTGTGCAGGAGTTCTTGTCCAGTGACCTGAcatcttttgaaataaattattga